The genomic interval AATCGGCCATGGATGCCGTAAATGCAGGCTCACTCAACAGCGTCCTGGTAACAGCCGCTGACATGCGTTTAGGCGGTGCGGCTGGTGGGGATGAACTGATCTTTGGTGATGGAAGTGCTGCCCTCCTGTTTGGAAATGAAAAAGTGGCCGTAGAGATTGAAGGCAGCTACACCTTGTCTGATGACCTGGCAGATTACTGGAGATCACATGAAGACACCTATGTCCGACATTGGGAAGATCGCTTTGGCCGTGAGCAGGGTTATTTGAAGATTCCCGCTGAAGCTGCGGCCGGGGTTATGAAGAAGCTTGGCCTTGATAAGAAGGATTTTTCCAAAGTCTGCTTATTTGGTCCTAACGTCAGAAGTCACGCCACTCTGTGCCGAAGGATGGGCCTCGATCAGGAGCAGGTTCAAGACCCTCTTCTTAATACGGTGGGCGAAACCGGCACGGCGCAGCCCCTGATGACTCTGGTGGCGGCCTTAGAAGAAGCCAAGCCAGGCGACCGGATCCTGCTGATTAGCTGGGGGAATGGCAGTGACGCCATTGTGCTTAAAGTCACGGATGAGATTGAGAATATTAGAAACAGGCGCGGCATAAAGCGTCATCTCGAAATTAAAAAAACACTCGATAACTATGGAAGGTACTTACGCTGGCGGGAGATGGTATCGCTGGCGCCGCCTGCCCGACCACCGGCAGGAGCAGCCTCGATGTCGGCCCAGTGGCGGGAGCATGCTTCAGCCTTGCCTCTTTACGGTGTCAAATGCAATAACTGCGGCACCCCGCAACTGTATCTGAGTTATGCCTCGACTCGCGCCCATGTCTGCCTGGAATGCGGGGCCAAGGATGATTTTGAGCCTTATAGGTTCGCTGATAAGCGAGGCAAGGTAGTCAGCTTCAGCCATGATTTTCTGGCTGGCGGTGTTGACCCCCCGACTACAGCCGCAGTTATTGATTTTGAAGGAGGCGGGAGAGGTCAATTTAATATGGTTGACCGTGAAACTGAAGAGTGCCAGGTGGGTATGGGAGTTGAGATGACTTTCAGGAAGCTCCGTTACACACTCGGTACTCACACCTATTTCTGGAAGTGCAAACCAGTAAGAGATTGATTATATAAATATTAAGGAGGGCAGAATATGCCAGGTAGTATTAAAGATAGAGTTGCTATTGTTGGGATGGGGTGCACCAAGTTTGGCGAACGCTGGGATGCCAGTTCCGCTGACCTGCTTGTGGATGCGGCCTATCAAGCTTATGAAGATGCCGGGATAGAGCCCAAGGACGTCGAGGCGGCCTGGTTGGGGACCACGACCGGGAGCACCGGGATGGTGCTGTCCGAACCGCTGCGGCTCCAGTATATCCCTATTACCAGAGTGGAAAACGCCTGCGCCACCGCTTCAGACGCCTTCAGGAACGCTTGTTACGCTGTGGCCGCCGGTATCTATGACATAGTGCTAGCCATTGGCGTTGACAAATTCAAGGACAGTGGCATTAGCGGTTTGGGTGATGGCGGGGCGCCTGGCCCGAGTCATGCCATGGTGGCTGAGAGTACGCCGCCGCGGCAGTTCGCCATGCTCGCCACAACATATTTTTCCAGGTATGGCTTGAGCTATGAGGAAGGCAAGCACATGATCGGCCGGGTCTCCTGGAAAAGCCACCAGAACGGCATGCGGAACCGCAACGCTCATTTCCAGAGGGACGTGAGTATGGAGACGATCCTCAATTCCCCGATGGTGTCCTGGCCTTTGGGTTTGTTTGATTGCTGCGGCGTCAGCGACGGCGCGGCGGCCGCCATTGTTACCACGCCTGAAATCGCCAAAGGCATGAGGAAAGACCCGATATATGTCAAGGCCCTACAGATTGCCATGAGCCCCCGCGATGGAAACTACACCTCAAAATATGATTTCACTCACGTTGAAACTACGGTCAGGGCTGGGGAAGCGGCGTACAAGGAGGCCGAGATAAAGAACCCGCGCGAAGAAATCAGCATGGCCGAGGTCCATGACTGCTTCTCCATTACCGAAGCCGTAACCATGGAAGACCTCAGGTTCAGCCCCAGAGGAAAAGTCACGGAAGATATTGAGAACGGCTTTTTCGACCTGGATGGTGGCTTGCCAGTTCAGCTTGACGGCGGCCTGAAATGCTTTGGACACCCGATCGGCGCCAGCGGACTGCGCATGATCTATGAGATGTATTTACAGCTTCAAGGCCGAGCAGACGATTTGCTGAACCCCGGTATGCCTTCTCGGCAGGTAAAGGATCCTAAAATGGGCCTGACTCACAACCTGGGCGGAAGTCCGGATGGCTGCGCTATCTTTGTAGGTATCGTGGGTCTCCCGGGGGTATAACTGAATAACTTGCATAACGATCAAGCATAGCAGCCCGCAGGGCTGTTAGCTAAGATTGCTTGTTTCAACGTTTCTAAAGGGGCTGGTGATGGCATGCCCAGGAGCCAGCCCCCATTTATTTTACAAATCTGAAATCTGCCTTCATCCAGATCTAAAAAACCTTTCAGGGAATACTTATCTATTGCCGCCTGGAAGAAACAACGCAAACACCATAAAGGAGGAGAAAAGGACTTGAAGGACACATACCAAATATGGCTTTGGGAAAAATTGGCGGAAAGGTGCATCAAAAATCTGGAAAAACATGGCTTTGACGCAAGCTTTTTTTCAACCGCGGCAGAGGCCCGTTCTTTTATCCTGGACATGATTTCCGCTTATGAGACCTTTGGATTTGGAGGCTCGGCTACGACCAAGTCTCTGGGAATTATAGAGGAGCTTGAGGCCAAGGGAAAAACAATTTACAACCACCTTCAGGAAGGCCTGACTGCTGAAGAAAATCTGAATCATCGCCTTCAGCAGGGACAGAGCGATTGTTTCCTATGCAGCGCCAATGCCATCTCCATCACCGGAGAAATAGTAAATATAGACGGCGTTGGAAATCGGACCAACGCCATGAGCTTTGGCCCAAAAAAAATCATCATCGTTGCGGGCATGAACAAGGTCACACCGGACCTTGAATCCGCTCTGGCCAGGGTTCGGGAGGTAGCCGGGCCGATGAGGGCTAAGAGTCTTGGTATGAAAACGCCCTGTGCTGAAACAGGGATATGCAATGACTGCGATGTGCCGCAGCGAATCTGCCGCATTACAACTATTCTGCATCGTAAGCCGATGATGTCTGATATCTCAGTGATTCTGGTCAACCAGGCTCCGGTGCGCAACATCGTGCCTAATCTGGTCTAGGCCGCTAGCGGCCACGAGGTCAAAACCGTCACGGTTGCTGGACAGCCATGTAGGTTGGGTAGAGCGAAGCGAAACTGAATTTGTCAATA from Deltaproteobacteria bacterium carries:
- a CDS encoding acetyl-CoA acetyltransferase; protein product: MPGSIKDRVAIVGMGCTKFGERWDASSADLLVDAAYQAYEDAGIEPKDVEAAWLGTTTGSTGMVLSEPLRLQYIPITRVENACATASDAFRNACYAVAAGIYDIVLAIGVDKFKDSGISGLGDGGAPGPSHAMVAESTPPRQFAMLATTYFSRYGLSYEEGKHMIGRVSWKSHQNGMRNRNAHFQRDVSMETILNSPMVSWPLGLFDCCGVSDGAAAAIVTTPEIAKGMRKDPIYVKALQIAMSPRDGNYTSKYDFTHVETTVRAGEAAYKEAEIKNPREEISMAEVHDCFSITEAVTMEDLRFSPRGKVTEDIENGFFDLDGGLPVQLDGGLKCFGHPIGASGLRMIYEMYLQLQGRADDLLNPGMPSRQVKDPKMGLTHNLGGSPDGCAIFVGIVGLPGV
- a CDS encoding hydroxymethylglutaryl-CoA synthase translates to MAGIVSYGAYIPYYRLPRSIITTMWGGGGGRGEKAVAGFDEDPITMSVAAGIDCLTGIDPKTVDAVFLATTCAPYKERQNATIVAAALDLPREARNTDFANCLRAGTTAMQSAMDAVNAGSLNSVLVTAADMRLGGAAGGDELIFGDGSAALLFGNEKVAVEIEGSYTLSDDLADYWRSHEDTYVRHWEDRFGREQGYLKIPAEAAAGVMKKLGLDKKDFSKVCLFGPNVRSHATLCRRMGLDQEQVQDPLLNTVGETGTAQPLMTLVAALEEAKPGDRILLISWGNGSDAIVLKVTDEIENIRNRRGIKRHLEIKKTLDNYGRYLRWREMVSLAPPARPPAGAASMSAQWREHASALPLYGVKCNNCGTPQLYLSYASTRAHVCLECGAKDDFEPYRFADKRGKVVSFSHDFLAGGVDPPTTAAVIDFEGGGRGQFNMVDRETEECQVGMGVEMTFRKLRYTLGTHTYFWKCKPVRD
- a CDS encoding lactate utilization protein, which codes for MKDTYQIWLWEKLAERCIKNLEKHGFDASFFSTAAEARSFILDMISAYETFGFGGSATTKSLGIIEELEAKGKTIYNHLQEGLTAEENLNHRLQQGQSDCFLCSANAISITGEIVNIDGVGNRTNAMSFGPKKIIIVAGMNKVTPDLESALARVREVAGPMRAKSLGMKTPCAETGICNDCDVPQRICRITTILHRKPMMSDISVILVNQAPVRNIVPNLV